tggAGTCTTATAACTTCCAACAGTAGattattaaattgtaattttagtaCATTACACAAAATTTCAGTGAACTAAATCTTTTGGAAATAAATCCACAATCAGCATCATGCTTATTGATCTATTTAACAAGGTTTAAATAGAggaattaattcaatttcaattgaGGAATCACGGCGTTGAACCGATAACGTTTCATGTACAATTCTGAATAAGTCATATAACTCTCACGCCTAGCCAAATAAAGATCAAATGACGCCGGAAAGACATTGTTGGAGTCTGAATATTGAtgctatattattttttcatttaggATAAAACTCAATTCAATATTGGATTTTTCAAGTTTTGTTGAATCAAATGATACTAAAAGATGAATTGGAAATGCTCaaagcaaaattaaaaaatgatgagtGTACTAATgctcaaaaacaaaataaaaaactaaatcgagcttttcctttattatctcccattttccaattattggaagaagaaatggtctttaaattttgaagtCTTGGCATTCAACCCATTTTTCGGCGGGGCTTATTATATGTTATGCATTCATAGTATTTAAATGAATACAACAAATCTTGCATGGTTGGCAGTGatcaatatgtatatatgtgtgagTTGTAATTGTCTACATCATCATGAATTTCCTAGCAAGATTGGAACGAGACAACCTCATTCTcgaatatcaattaatttccaCCTTGCATTTTCGTTTGGGGTGAGCATTCTTGGATTCAGATTGGATAATTTGTCGATCTAATCCGATTCAAATTAtcctaaaatttaaatataaaaatctgaAATCCGAACTGTGAAATATGATTTGatccataaaatttaattttataaaaacatatatacatatatccAAAAATCCAATTGAGACGATTTATCTGATCAATCGTGTACAacctttatatatattggagtatataatattctATACTTGGTAATCTCCAAAATATTCGTCAAAACATTCataaaaactttaaatgttTACACTggaaattaatttactttccAATTCATAAATGTTTACACTTGTCCTGGATATTGAAAATACTAattaggaatttttttttaacaaaggATACTCTAGATAGGGACGTCAATTCAACCCGAAACCCGTGGGCCGGCCCGAACAACCCGGTAATATGAGCGGGTTAGGGCTGTAACTTTACTACCCGAATACAAAACGggctaaacgggttggcccTAATGGGTTGGCGGGTTAAACGGGTCGGCCcgaacgggttgcgggttggCCCGATGGTTtgtgagttttaattataaaatattaaattttagggatttttatatttttgaatcctcaatcttcattctacactttTCCACTCGATCTCACAATATCAGCTTTCAAGTTTCATCTCAACTCATTATTGCACCGTCTCATCATCTGCTACTAGTGTCTTACCACCTCCAAAGCcaatcaatacaaaattaagaactaacccatcaaaatcttaatatatttatcattttaataatgattcatgtaagatatgatttttaattttcataagaattagttacgaacaatgctataataatgacacgaacacaagctttaatttatattgtagttgatcgagatgaaggcttcttttcaagtattattgaagaaaactatgaaaatttgaagattttatatgattcgaaactaaaaagaaaaaagtatctaaaatttaaaatcattttatagaagaaaattttgatacaagagattattttcgaaagcttttaggcccgaatagcccgatgggttagcccaaaacccgacgggttagggttagggttgaaaatttatgacccgAAAAATTCATAACCCGAATGGAccgcacccaaatagcccggcGACCCGAGTGGACTGGCCCGAACCCGAACGGgttagcccgattgacatccctaactcTAGAATACAACACAATGAGGAGTGTTTCTACTCCCATGATTATCATGTTATTTGCCTTTCTTTTCGGTAAGTTTTCCATCttattcaatttcttttttcgtgtTCAAGTAGAATGATTTgcatgataatattaatatttattaaataatcagatattcaaaatttattgatgGTTCATGCTCGACTAGGTAATCCTCCATTGCCTTCATTGGGTGAAGAAGCTGCAAATGCCCCTTCAAATCGTAAGTGTGAAAAAAGGTTTCCATCTGGTgtctatatattattatatgaaaagcttatttaaaaaataatgatttttgaTGCATATGTGTAGatgacataaaaatagaaaatgtgaaTGTTGATATGCTACTTCCGCATTTTGGGAGTATGTGGTGTGACACTAAGCTAGGTGAAGATCGATGTATCCAACTCTGCAACGATTACTACTCCGGGGTGAATCCATATGCTCAATGTTACCGCGTTTTCCTGGAGCTACCGCTGTTTTTTGTTATTGCGAACACGATTGCCACATATATACAAGTTTGAATACAAATGTATTAGAATATTTCAGTATTGATATAAGTTTGAACACGATTACTACTCCGGGGTGAATCCATATGCCACATATATACAAGTTTGAATACAAATGTATTAGAATATTCCAATATTGATAtattacttaaattaattaaaaattcttttataGAATGAAAATCagttaatctttttatttaattgttcacTTGGTTATTTGTCCAACCACTTATAAAAGAGTGTATTTGCTTAAATAAATgactaaatatttataattttttaaaatttgggttAAAACTCAACTCATTATTGGATTTTTCAGGTTTTGTTGAGTCAGATGATACTAAAAGATGAACTGGAAATgctcaaaacaaaattaaaaaatgatgagaTGTATTAGAAATGctcaaaaacaaaacaaaaaactaaaTCGAGCttgatattttatagtactataaagtCAATTATGATGATATAAACTGCAACTATTAAAATAGGCGTATAAAGTCAATTATATAGCAATCAAATTCTATGTAATTGGAATTTGGCGAATTCAGACGTTAGACTACTTTCCATCGGTAACATTGGAAACAAGGTCACACACAAAAGgataaaatagcaaaaataccctaaatcctaaaccctaaacccataGTATAAAGTCAACCATATAGCAATCAAATTCTATGTAATTGGAATTTGGCGAATTCAGACAGTAGACTACTTTCATCGGTAACATTGGAATCAAGGTCACacacaaaaagataaaatagcaaaaataaaaataattctaaaatcaATTACTCCAAACTCCCTTGCCCCCTGCCCCCACCCCATTGTTTGGTGTTACACGTGTCTACCCATAGAAAAAGTGGGAGTAAGTCCACATGTCATACTTTTATTGGTTGAACgttaaaatgttttattacttttatttattaatttattttattcaataattattattcttccaaaaaaatcatgtgaaCAActcttccaaaaaaaatgacgtgaactacttcatttttttatttatatttaatttattatttgttatattgtgcttcatttttctatatatatcctACTTAACACATAGAACTCATCACAAGCAAACcaaatttatcaaacaaaatttcctttcattattgttttgataaatttggttttattgaaataatttatggagtataatttttatatgagttttttaatatatttgaataaaattataaaatttttattgattaaaagtatatgaaaaaaaaatatgtattgaGGTTGAGTTGGGGTCATTGATAGAAGTAAAAGTTTTAATGAGTTGGGGGTTGTATATGTggatgaaaaagaaatgagtacttttattaaaaagttgatTGGGATTGAGTTGGGTGAGGGTTACTGATGACGAATGAGGATAGTCTTGCATATCTTAAAGTTAGTAAATAaggagtactccctccgtccgcgaataggagtctcgtattttccattttagcttgtccgcgaataggagtcccggttcacttttaccataaatagtaacaCGGtatcaccttccactaactcattctactcacatttcatttaaaactaatatatataagtgagacctatgccactaacttttttccacccacatttttcttaacatttcttaaaatctgtgccgtcaaaaaacgagactcctaatggcggacggcaGGGATGGATGTACATTAGTTCCACAAGGGGTaaatgcccctcctcaaaaaaattcatttgtgCTATTTTGAgcattatttgtaaaaaaaattaaaataccttTATATATGCCCCTTCTCAAATTCTTAAAATGCctttatctatatttttgCCCCAGGTATATAAAATTTCTGGATCCATGGGGAGGAGCACATTGCATGACATACCATGACCATTATTTCACAGATTTGGAAGTCGAAATTTTGTTATGAGATTAATCGTACGAGTAACTCTTaaattcatactccctccgtcccatagaagttggcacactttcatttttagtttgtcccacaaaagatgtcatatttctctttttggaaaaagttctctctcacatgaatataaaaattatatatctctctccatttaacacacaaaacaaaacctcctaaaatctcatgccattttcaaagtatgccaacttctctgggacggagggagtattatttacccgaaaaagaataagtagtttaataaatcaataacaactcgtaaaaatcaatttaatgcATTATTTACCATTggtaaaaataagaaagatagataaaaaaattaattatacatcaGCATTTAGTGAATAATGAACCATCTTATTagggagaaaaaaattatcaaaaatagaaaaaaatatttttatgaacaatctaaaatgaaaaaattactccatttattatagagagagtatttttatattataaataaagaaatcaacCCAAGAGAAATGCAATGCAATAGAAAGATAGCATTAAATCAATGCATAGGAAAGAGAAATACTTTTtacataaattcaaaataacatTTATGATTGAGGTCAATTTGATTCCAAAAAAGTTcagaaaaatgcaaaacattaagtatattcaaaattaagacGTCAACTTAGGAGAGACATTAAATACAATgcaaataagagagagaacaTTAAATGAATGCAAATATTTTAAGGTTTAATATACTGTGGTAGtccaaaaatattcaaaatatttcaaaaggactttaaacatgcaaattgcaaaatttatagatttttcataataactttttcagaaataatcaaatatagtCTAAACTTATTGCCATTTGTCATACCATCTACACAAAATAGAATCAAATATAGTTGGATGGTGACTAATTAATTGTATTcgtttcatttaatttcttataaatatGACAAAGTTATATGGTTGGAGCATTTCAAAGAAGAATCCTCATCTCTCCTCTTGTCATAGACATTGAAATATCCAATTAGGGAAACTTGAAGAAAGGATTTTAACAATATCACAATGAGGAGTGTCTCTAAGCTAACAATTATCATGTTTTTTGCCTTTCTTTTTGGTAAGTTTTCCAATTAATTTCTTCTATCAGCCTTATAAAATTCCAATCAATTATATTGTTGGTGTTActagtttttcaattttatcttctttGAGGAATTTCTTGGTAAGTGGACAAGTTGTCACACTAACAATGTTGAATCTTCCCTTGTTGTTACTTGTTACCTCAagctttattttgattttctattttagtagAATGAGATGCATAATAATagcactccctccgtcgcacaaaagatgtcacactttcctttttagtttgtcccataaaagatgtcacatttcatcttttggaaaaaattccttctcacatcaattataaaattatattttctctcaccacttaacacacaaaataacatctcctaaaatcccgtgtcatttcccaagtgtgacatcttttctgggacggagggagtagtaattatatTGAATGTCATAGGTATTCAAAGTTCACTGATGGTACATGCTCGACTTGGTAACCCTCCAATGCCATCGGTTGGTGAAGAAGCTGCAAACGCCCCTTCAAATTgtaagtataaaataaatttggtactagtttttatgttattttatgtgaattattcatatataaataaatgagtttTGATGAATAAATTCAGATGACACAAAAATGGGAAATCTGAAGTTTATTAGACCTCCTCCAATATACCGGTGCGTGAGCATCTTGGGCGTATGCAATGTGACATTAAGTGAAGCTCGATGTGTCCAACTCTGCAACAATTACTATTATGATCAACATCCATCTTCTCGTTGTTACTTCTTTCCCGGAGCTACAGATGTTTTTTGTGACTGTGAACATGATTGTAAATAGAAATCTTAGtcaaatttccaaatattcgcttttaaaaataaaaaattgtgacATTATTTGGCCCTTTGTATGGACAATGaaagattttatatttccaatttacttattttgcgatattatttttaaatttttgttaaaatgagGTTGAAATTGGCCCATAAAGTGCAAATGGGCCGGGCGCTAGGGCCTATCTGCGAGTGATTTGATGATGCATATACAGGTTTTATACATTACAATCTAAACAATCATTCAAATATGTTCTCAATCCatattaaattctaaatttttaaaattttcatattttcaataaaattttcaaactctaaatattttcTACTCCATACTATGTTTTGTACACAAAATTTGGTGATAGTATTCAACTTGTTAGAGTTTGAGATTGagttctttttatttcaaatttcaatacatGAAACGACGCCACTTTAGCAAAAAACGAGaaatgttaattatattttgtgttccCAACTTCTGCATATTTCAGAAAAATGTCTTCTTcaacttaaaatggaaaacgaaaatttttgagatatttttgcTAAAGATCACGGGCACAAAATGGTATTaatcattcttattttttgcTTAATCAACTGCATTTCATGTGTTGAGGGAAACTAAGTTTTTTGTCATTAAACTTTATATAGTGGCCATTTGATggaaaataagaataattgatgaaaatataaaagttaCTTATATTGTCTagaataatttgaaaattttgaaaacataaatactctattaataatattttgaaaattttcaaaaatatactccactaGCTTCCTTCCCATTCTATAATCCTTTTTTCAAACTTGAAAAATCCCGCGCCACTATAAATTCCCAAGCGCAGCAAACTTCCCAAAATCAATCACAAAAGCACGGCAAAAATTGAAAGACAGCTAGAGATGAGGAAGAAATCGACGAAATCATCAGCAGCCGCGCTCCTAGGACCATCTCCTCTACCACCGCCGGACGCAGCGGCCACGATGAGTCCATCGCCGGCGGAGTCTCCGGCAGAGCTGTTCGATTTCGATCTCAATGCACTCGCAGGTATCGGCTCGTCGTTGAAGAACAAAAAATGCGTTTCTAGAGCATCAGGTTCGAAGCGAATTCAGCCTACTGGATTCTCTCCATCGCCGCCGCTTAAAAGTGTGAACACGATCGCTGATCTGAAGGATCTGGCGTCTTCTAATATGGAATCCATCAAGCAACATATGGAGAGATCGCATTCTGAAATTGCGAAGGATTTTGAGTCTTCAAAGTGTCGCCTGCACAAACGCTACAaggtttttctctctctcgccattttcttaattttttttggtaaaccGTGTAGATCGTGAATCCGTTTATGCCGTAagtattgatttaattactatatCAGGACGCTCAGGGTTAATGTTAGCTAATTCGCGTATCATTGACGAAATGCAATGAGAACTCTGTTTTTTCCTTATTTCTGTAAACTCCACGAGCTCTGTGTGGAATAAGTGCTATGCATAATCTGTGTACATCATGTTTGTTTTATTCGTAGTTATGCATTATAATCAGTTCTCTTCATCTATGATTTAACATTTGCGATATGGTTCTCTACATCTGCTTATTACTCTAGAACAATATATGTAGTCAATTACGAAAGTAACCATTAGGAGTACTTGTTAAGACTTAAGAGTCATTTTCTCTGAATTTTCGTGCATGTTGCAATCTCTCTGCTGCTGGTAGTTTCAAATTGATACATGACCTTGCTGAGCTTAATGATGCAAAACTAGAATCTAAGTTGTGATCCAAATATGTCATAGTCATTATTGTATCAACGTTGCTTTTTCATTGTTATCAATTGCAAATATGTTggagagtatatattatagCGCATATTACCTCATCTAAATACTAGAACAAACTTGGAGATCAAATATTCTCTTGACgattttatgaatattgaGCTGCGATGAAAATGTTCACTGCATCATCTTTTTAGCTGACACTATCTCAAATACTGGACTCTTCTAAGAGCAATGGCCACCTTGTTTAGAACAGAACAATCTGAGATTCTTACTGTGccttattttgaaattgttgtttagtattttataaattacttgagttaaataaagaacGATTTAGATGCTTCTAATCTCTGTTGATGACGTGAAGTTTCACCATTATCAGTTGAACTAGACGCGTTGTTTGTAGGTTTTGAGGTCCATTGTGTGCCTGGTATACATCTTCTCTTATGTGTACAGTGGTGCACTCTTAATTCCTAAATCTGTAGATCTTCGTGCACAATGTCATACAGCGCCTTCCATGTACATTATACTCTAACTGATCTTCTCTTATGTGTACAGTGTGCACTCTTAATTCCTAAATCTGTAGATCGTCGTGAACATTGTCATACAGCGCCTTCCATGTACATTATACTCTTACTGAATCTTCGCTTTTACATGTCCAGCGCTTTCCATGTGTCAAAAGCTCAGTTATCCAATTTGATGCATATTGTGCTTCAAGTATTAGACTCTGTCTGACATGTATTTGTATCtgcatattttttgtttgaacaGATCCAGACTCAAGAATGCCAGCGAATCATGGATGAGGCAGATAAAGAACATAAGAAGATGTTTGATCGAATCAATGAAGGTAGAGAAGCAATGAAGGTGGGAACCCCCTTTCTTGGAAAAAAGATGTACTCCTATGTTTCTTGACATCAATCTGTCTAATATGATATACATAATTTGTTTCAGGCTTCATATGCCGAGTTTATAGCAGAAGCACAGACCACTGCATCTCGTCGTAAGCTTGTTTCTTACTCTTTAACTATagttcaaaataaatcattatctTCCTACTTAAATGCACCAAGATCTTTGTTCCCCTTTTTCATGGTGAATATATCCTACTATATCACAATATTCATTTAAGAAACATAACAATCTAGGCAGTCAATATTTTCCAGGTCTAGTAACACTGATACATATGTTCTTGCATGCACCAACGAAACATTTTTAGAACATGAAGAGCTATGAATTATACCACTCCATTTCTCACAGTATTTGTGTATATGTGAATGTTTCAGTATGTAAAACAACTATTCCCGAGCTAGCAAAAAGTACTGAGAAAAGCATTTCTTCACTCAAGAGCCGTTTTGGGATCTCATAAACTGCATCTTGACACCGTGACGGCTCCTAGGTAAGAGACTAGTTAATGACTTCAGTTTTTCGGTGGCAATTTGGCATAAGATCTTGTATCAAAATAGGAGCTGAGCTTTTAAGTTAGTCACAATTATATGGAATAAGTTTGTGCTAATTCTGTTGTGGCAGGATTTATATGCTTAGATTGATGGAAATGGCGCAAGTGAGGTTCCAGGGCAGCAACTTAGTGCATCTTCTTGCATCGGTGAGCAAGCTAAAACTATTGTTTTGTGACAATCAACGATCCCACTCCATACAAATAGCACTTTTGTAGAGATGAAGTTTTATAGTAGGACCTAATAATTGTGGCCCCTGGCTGTGGGATATGCCAGAATTTTCCTTCATCTATAAAACTTGAAAATGTTTCAGGGGTATTATAGTAATTAGTAGATACACAATACTCTATAATTGATAATGATCATTCAACTAATGCATTAACATGACATGAGGACTCCATGATGTCTCCATaagttttttcatttataattaaaacatacAATCACAATTTACATCCACCTCCAATCGATTGCATCGATGAAGTTTGGTCACCCACCGACAATTTAGCATTGAAGTTTATCTtgaatttgtcattttagtaatttaaatgatgtaaa
The genomic region above belongs to Salvia hispanica cultivar TCC Black 2014 chromosome 3, UniMelb_Shisp_WGS_1.0, whole genome shotgun sequence and contains:
- the LOC125211142 gene encoding uncharacterized protein LOC125211142, with the protein product MRKKSTKSSAAALLGPSPLPPPDAAATMSPSPAESPAELFDFDLNALAGIGSSLKNKKCVSRASGSKRIQPTGFSPSPPLKSVNTIADLKDLASSNMESIKQHMERSHSEIAKDFESSKCRLHKRYKIQTQECQRIMDEADKEHKKMFDRINEGREAMKASYAEFIAEAQTTASRLCKTTIPELAKSTEKSISSLKSRFGIS